One genomic segment of candidate division WOR-3 bacterium includes these proteins:
- the cas6 gene encoding CRISPR-associated endoribonuclease Cas6: MPHSLVLNIQPKSWIPPQYLTGRHLHALFLTLVSAADRKLGDYLHEQKNDKAFTLIPLQISGKMRSSFGIDSLEWEYDQGISGGTHCWWRISLLDDTLFSRLTKLWLNLNPEHPWHLGPADLHITSILGTAQPQQPWANFSSYSTLYERASDRDRQLAFTIATPTSFRQGQYDASLPTRDCVFNSLLHRWNKYSGIEFSPDLLGIIFPSFFNIRTEVVGDSRSTFIGCIGEISFRILGEVETTAIKQLNALADFALYAGLGRKTTMGMGMVRRVNFPLVN; the protein is encoded by the coding sequence ATGCCTCACAGTCTTGTCCTGAACATCCAACCTAAATCTTGGATTCCTCCCCAATACCTCACCGGCAGACATTTACACGCCCTATTTCTCACCTTGGTCAGCGCAGCAGATCGAAAATTAGGTGACTATCTCCATGAGCAAAAAAATGATAAAGCTTTCACCCTCATTCCTTTACAAATTAGCGGAAAAATGCGAAGTTCATTCGGCATTGATTCGTTAGAATGGGAGTACGATCAAGGCATTAGTGGGGGGACTCATTGCTGGTGGCGGATTTCTTTATTAGATGATACCTTGTTTTCTCGCTTGACTAAACTTTGGTTGAATTTAAACCCAGAGCATCCTTGGCATTTAGGGCCAGCAGATTTACACATTACCAGTATTTTAGGCACGGCGCAACCTCAGCAACCTTGGGCAAATTTTAGCTCTTATTCTACTTTATATGAAAGGGCTTCCGATCGCGATCGCCAACTGGCTTTTACCATTGCCACACCGACCTCTTTTCGTCAGGGACAGTACGATGCCTCTTTGCCAACCAGGGATTGTGTATTTAATAGTTTGCTGCACCGCTGGAATAAATACAGTGGCATAGAGTTTTCCCCTGATTTGTTAGGGATAATTTTTCCCAGTTTTTTTAATATTCGTACCGAAGTAGTAGGGGATTCTCGAAGCACTTTTATTGGTTGTATTGGGGAGATTAGTTTCCGAATTTTGGGAGAGGTTGAAACCACTGCAATTAAACAACTAAATGCCTTGGCGGATTTTGCTTTATATGCCGGTTTGGGACGCAAAACTACGATGGGTATGGGAATGGTGCGGCGAGTTAATTTTCCTCTGGTTAATTGA